The proteins below are encoded in one region of Oncorhynchus nerka isolate Pitt River linkage group LG15, Oner_Uvic_2.0, whole genome shotgun sequence:
- the fam161a gene encoding protein FAM161A codes for MANGHRANVLVTSCLKTPVDPHTKAPLALYERQRTLPYSSVAGHIDNRDYEKELQYDDSRSDYGDGHAPGKGRSLMIKDYRVTGDHIDLREFYFSNEEYYRKLEELKRAHLRTMAELEGMYRKKLEPKGAPPSENVQGAQAHRSYSKIMPVRRLRKAHSALELRRGSGLSDTSDEEGAVVNNVEKGLQSSPKEHIKNMWHDFKLSPRQRHPSTSSLQSLIGGHKKGIKGKDQKQGCKDVKHEPWKPRVTVPKPFHMTLRENQKGQKGVKTRSEIELENAALRKQLEELTECQHKFRASSVPVHVRLPPYEELHERDEARRAMHEREQQRLCSTQQPFSFLERERLKREQREEQLSNLQQISQERVRPFRAKPVPKAVYEAATGEQLKEEQLYRAIKMQMRAQELLHSASMPPSMLARHLSKREHAKDGARGDTAGSEDDNRAPYRPKINPVVPDFDASYRRFRKQLESRRDVKPLTTCEPFQLRTSQIPSHRERILAEIEKEQMSPRAKRWPYVSTAGLVHSHNSSLCSSLSGSLEQLPAKVTDASKKRQEAVRKVLEQRKKAEEEEERWSERQKQREKKLAKVVSKCAQANDAHVPLSQTNQSKLKQFRKQDFQRRKEYQEEMKEIQERVKGRPLLLEQVAQMNAKHAAEKRYTDTLRGCGVSEDFVSGKVPKSQQPGGKESACWTTSSSDPKQSEKDETDTPAIYNMVFQDEYPDDYEDSFADQKREGEQEAEKDELKSKKEDEDEGHDEAGRGRADIGRYSDDCDYSDADDHYSDASEHYLPLDDEKNKGSDILKRPESTQSSPSYRSGQHSRNSPKSERDRETQQ; via the exons ATGGCGAATGGCCATCGCGCCAACGTCCTTGTGACCTCCTGTTTGAAAACGCCGGTAGACCCACACACCAAGGCTCCGTTGGCGTTGTATGAAAGGCAGCGAACCCTTCCATATTCGTCAGTAGCTGGTCATATTGACAATCGAGACTACGAAAAAGAG CTGCAGTATGACGACTCGAGGTCTGACTACGGTGATGGGCATGCCCCCGGGAAGGGCAGATCCCTGATGATCAAAGACTACCGAGTGACGGGGGACCACATCGACCTGCGTGAGTTCTACTTCTCCAACGAGGAGTACTATCGTAAGCTGGAGGAGCTGAAGAGGGCCCACCTCCGCACCATGGCCGAGCTAGAGGGCATGTACCGCAAGAAGCTGGAGCCCAAAGGTGCACCACCCTCGGAAAACGTGCAGGGGGCACAGGCACACAG ATCGTACTCGAAGATCATGCCCGTGAGGCGTCTGAGGAAGGCCCACTCGGCTCTGGAGCTGAGGAGGGGCTCTGGGCTATCGGACACATCTGACGAGGAAGGTGCTGTAGTCAACAACGTGGAGAAGGGTCTGCAGTCCTCCCCCAAAGAGCACATCAAGAACATGTGGCATGACTTCAAGCTGTCGCCTCGCCAGCGCCACCcgtccacatcctccctccagaGCCTCATTGGGGGCCACAAGAAAGGCATCAAGGGTAAGGACCAGAAGCAAGGGTGCAAAGATGTCAAACACGAGCCTTGGAAACCCAGAGTGACCGTCCCCAAGCCATTCCACATGACGCTGCGGGAGAACCAGAAGGGCCAGAAAGGTGTGAAGACACGGTCAGAGATCGAGCTGGAGAACGCGGCCTTGCGGAAGCAGCTGGAGGAGCTGACAGAGTGCCAGCACAAATTCCGTGCAAGCTCCGTGCCCGTCCACGTCCGCCTGCCCCCATACGAGGAGCTCCACGAACGCGACGAGGCGCGGCGGGCCATGCACGAGCGGGAGCAGCAGCGTCTGTGCTCCACCCAGCAGCCCTTCAGTTTCCTGGAGCGTGAACGTCTcaagagggagcagagagaggagcagctcAGCAACCTCCAGCAAATCAGCCAGGAGAGAGTCCGACCATTCAGGGCCAAGCCCGTGCCCAAGGCCGTGTATGAGGCGGCTACAGGCGAGCAACTGAAGGAGGAGCAGCTGTACCGTGCCATCAAGATGCAGATGAGGGCCCAGGAGCTGCTCCACAGCGCCTCCATGCCACCCAGCATGCTGGCACGCCACCTTAGCAAAAGGGAGCATGCTAAGGATGGAGCCCGGGGGGACACCGCTGGATCCGAGGATGACAACAGGGCCCCTTATAGGCCTAAGATAAACCCGGTGGTGCCCGACTTCGACGCCAGCTACAGGAGGTTCAGGAAGCAGCTGGAGAGCCGGCGCGACGTGAAGCCTTTGACGACGTGCGAGCCGTTCCAGCTCCGGACGTCACAGATCCCCTCGCACCGCGAACGCATCCTGGCCGAGATCGAGAAGGAGCAGATGAGTCCCCGGGCCAAGCGCTGGCCTTACGTCAGCACAGCTGGGCTCGTCCACTCACACAACTCTAgcctctgctcctccctctcaGGCAGTCTGGAACAGCTGCCTGCCAAAGTCACCGATGCCAGCAAAAAACGCCAAGAGGCTGTAAG AAAGGTGCTTGAGCAGAGAAAGaaggcagaggaagaggaggagagatggagtgagagacagaagcagagagagaagaagcttGCAAAGGTGGTCTCGAAGTGCGCCCAAGCCAATGATGCCCACGTGCCCCTCTCCCAGACCAACCAGTCCAAGCTCAAGCAGTTCAG AAAGCAGGACTTTCAGCGGAGGAAGGAGTACCAGGAGGAGATGAAGGAAATccaggagagagtgaaggggaggCCTCTGCTGTTGGAGCAGGTTGCACAG ATGAATGCCAAACACGCTGCAGAGAAGCGCTACACAGACACCCTGCGAGGCTGTGGAGTGAGTGAGGACTTTGTCAGTGGCAAGGTGCCCAAGTCCCAGCAGCCAGGTGGCAAAGAATCTGCATGCTGGACCACCTCCTCCAGTGACCCAAAACAAAG TGAAAAGGACGAGACAGATACACCGGCTATTTACAACATGGTCTTCCAGGATGAATACCCAGACGATTATGAAGACAGCTTTGCTGACCAAAAACGGGAAGGAGAGCAGGAGGCTGAGAAAGATGAATTAAAGTCCAAAAAAGAAGATGAGGATGAAGGCCATGACGAAGCAGGGCGGGGGAGGGCGGATATTGGGCGTTATTCAGATGATTGCGATTACTCAGATGCCGATGACCATTACTCAGATGCCAGTGAGCATTACTTGCCCCTGGACGATGAAAAGAATAAAGGGAGTGACATCCTCAAAAGGCCCGAGAGTACCCAGAGCAGCCCAAGCTATAGAAGCGGCCAGCACAGCCGAAACAGTCCGAAGTCAGAGAGGGATAGGGAAACACAGCAATAG